One Mycolicibacterium fortuitum subsp. fortuitum genomic window carries:
- a CDS encoding T6SS phospholipase effector Tle1-like catalytic domain-containing protein, with protein MKNIVLCFDHTDEHPGLRDASNTEMLFRLLDGTEQLIWYHSGAAMRPGRRITPGRRGDAVSEARAAIVEAYRFLGDAWDPGDRIFLFGGGEGGHRAGELATLLGTVGLLPAHSDDVLDYALATYVLPRTARTPQDWRQIRVLAAQLFGDRDPAVPVRFVGLWNATATPGTKHHMGPLPTVESGRHAVAVDGGRRTMRYPESLDEVWFRGSRGDVIGGTGACWPLADIALDWMLDGAIAAGLQVHDHGACPTDLDALAGTAPAIGRRRAPLDAKVHASVEVYLRSHPHYWRRLPARIEWTDVEWLARGERLVHTPVTEAVQRDILTAVAS; from the coding sequence GTGAAGAACATCGTGCTGTGCTTCGACCACACAGATGAACATCCCGGACTCCGTGACGCATCGAATACCGAGATGCTCTTTCGGTTGCTGGACGGCACCGAACAGCTGATCTGGTATCACAGCGGCGCGGCCATGCGACCCGGCAGACGAATCACGCCGGGCCGGCGCGGCGATGCCGTCAGCGAAGCCCGGGCAGCCATCGTCGAGGCGTACCGGTTCTTGGGCGATGCGTGGGATCCAGGAGACCGGATCTTCTTGTTCGGCGGTGGTGAGGGCGGGCACCGCGCCGGCGAGCTGGCCACTCTGCTGGGCACTGTCGGCCTGTTGCCGGCCCATTCCGATGACGTACTGGACTACGCGCTGGCCACCTATGTGCTGCCCCGCACGGCACGCACACCTCAGGACTGGCGGCAGATCAGAGTGCTGGCAGCGCAATTGTTCGGTGACCGCGACCCTGCCGTGCCCGTGCGGTTCGTCGGGTTGTGGAACGCGACGGCTACCCCGGGCACCAAGCATCACATGGGTCCGCTGCCGACCGTGGAGTCCGGCAGGCACGCGGTGGCCGTCGACGGAGGACGCCGGACGATGCGGTATCCGGAGAGCCTCGATGAAGTCTGGTTCCGGGGCAGCCGCGGCGACGTCATCGGCGGCACCGGGGCCTGCTGGCCCCTGGCCGACATCGCCCTGGACTGGATGCTGGACGGGGCGATCGCCGCGGGGTTGCAGGTTCACGACCACGGCGCCTGCCCCACCGACCTCGACGCACTGGCCGGGACCGCACCGGCGATCGGGCGGCGCCGGGCGCCGCTGGACGCGAAGGTGCATGCCAGCGTCGAGGTCTATCTGCGTTCGCATCCGCACTATTGGCGGCGGCTGCCCGCGCGGATCGAATGGACGGACGTCGAGTGGCTGGCCCGCGGCGAGCGGCTGGTACACACTCCCGTCACCGAGGCAGTCCAACGCGACATCCTCACCGCCGTCGCCTCGTGA
- a CDS encoding MBL fold metallo-hydrolase — MSEPKAQDRLYFRQLLSGRDYASGDPIAAQMRNFSYLIGDREAGEAVVVDPAYAANDLVDVIENDGMRLAGVLVTHHHPDHVGGTMAGFSLKGLAELLERQSVPVHVNTHEADWVSKVTGIAPSELTGHVHGDKVSVGEVQIELLHTPGHTPGSQCFLLDGRLVAGDTLFLDGCGRTDFPGGNVDDMFRSLQALAKLPGDPTVFPGHWYSEEPSAPLDEVKRSNYVYRASNLEQWRMLMGG; from the coding sequence ATGTCCGAGCCCAAGGCCCAAGACCGCTTGTACTTCCGGCAGTTGTTGTCGGGTCGCGACTACGCGTCCGGCGATCCGATCGCGGCGCAGATGCGCAACTTCTCCTATCTGATCGGCGACCGCGAGGCAGGCGAGGCGGTGGTGGTCGACCCGGCGTACGCGGCCAACGACCTCGTCGACGTGATCGAGAACGACGGGATGCGTCTGGCCGGCGTGCTGGTCACCCACCACCACCCCGACCACGTCGGCGGCACGATGGCGGGCTTCTCCCTCAAGGGCTTGGCCGAGCTGCTGGAACGGCAGAGCGTGCCGGTGCACGTCAACACCCACGAGGCCGATTGGGTCTCGAAGGTCACCGGGATCGCGCCGAGCGAGCTGACCGGGCACGTGCACGGCGACAAGGTTTCTGTCGGCGAGGTGCAGATCGAGCTACTGCACACCCCCGGCCACACTCCGGGCAGCCAGTGCTTCCTGCTCGACGGCCGCCTGGTCGCCGGTGACACGTTGTTCCTCGACGGGTGCGGGCGCACCGACTTTCCCGGCGGCAACGTCGACGACATGTTCCGCAGCCTGCAGGCGCTGGCCAAGCTGCCGGGAGATCCGACCGTCTTTCCGGGGCACTGGTACTCGGAGGAGCCGAGCGCCCCGCTCGACGAAGTCAAACGCAGCAACTACGTATATCGGGCGTCGAACCTTGAGCAGTGGCGCATGCTGATGGGCGGCTGA
- a CDS encoding RrF2 family transcriptional regulator, with protein MHLTRFTDLGLRTMMLLSSGETEGKRITTRTIASGADASEHHVAKAVSKLSELGMVHARRGRVGGLVLTEAGRNASIGWLVRELEGDREVVECGGVSPCPLIAACRLRRVLADAKEAFYRELDRYTVTDLTADNRLPIVLQLTTSERNPR; from the coding sequence ATGCACCTCACCCGATTCACCGACCTGGGACTGCGCACGATGATGCTGCTGTCCTCCGGTGAGACCGAGGGCAAGCGCATCACCACCCGCACCATCGCCTCCGGGGCAGACGCATCCGAACATCACGTCGCCAAGGCCGTCTCCAAGCTGTCCGAGCTCGGCATGGTGCATGCCCGGCGGGGCCGGGTCGGGGGACTGGTGCTCACCGAGGCCGGGCGCAACGCCTCGATCGGCTGGCTGGTGCGCGAACTCGAAGGGGACCGCGAGGTCGTCGAATGCGGCGGGGTGTCCCCATGCCCGCTGATCGCTGCTTGCCGGCTACGCCGGGTGCTGGCCGACGCGAAGGAGGCGTTCTATCGCGAGCTCGACCGCTACACCGTCACCGACCTGACGGCGGACAACCGCTTACCGATCGTTCTGCAACTCACCACCTCTGAAAGGAATCCCCGATGA
- a CDS encoding globin domain-containing protein, whose translation MTVTSPEPSAVRDELEPKHAEIVAATLPLIGAHIDEITSEFYRRLFANHPELLRNLFNRGNQAQGAQQRALAASIATFATHLVNPDLPHPSALLARIGHKHASLGITADQYPIVHDNLFAAIVEVLGADTVTPEVAEAWDRVYWIMADTLIALERDLYAGAGVEPGDVFRRLRVVSRVDDPSGAVLVTVRAAEPVNFIAGQYVSVGVTLPDGARQLRQYSLVGAPGSTDLTFAVKPVDAVADQPAGEVSSWIRANLCIGDLLDVTLPFGDLYTGGRPDGPVVLVSAGIGITPMVGILEFLAVEAPDTQLRVLHADRSDSGQPLRERQHELIEALPNASLDLWYEDGVTGGAPGVHAGLLKLDGIELPDDAAYYLCGGAGFVEAVRTQLSDRGIAHERVHCELFAPNDWLLD comes from the coding sequence ATGACCGTCACCAGCCCCGAGCCGTCTGCGGTACGCGACGAACTGGAGCCCAAGCACGCCGAGATCGTCGCCGCGACACTGCCGCTGATCGGCGCGCACATCGACGAGATCACCTCGGAGTTCTACCGCCGTCTGTTCGCCAACCACCCCGAGCTGTTGCGCAACCTGTTCAACCGCGGCAACCAGGCCCAAGGTGCCCAGCAGCGCGCGCTGGCGGCCTCGATCGCCACATTCGCGACCCATCTGGTCAACCCTGACCTGCCGCATCCGTCGGCGCTGCTGGCGCGTATCGGCCACAAGCACGCGTCCCTGGGCATCACCGCCGACCAGTACCCGATCGTGCACGACAACCTGTTCGCCGCGATCGTCGAGGTGCTGGGCGCGGACACCGTGACACCCGAGGTGGCCGAGGCGTGGGACCGGGTCTACTGGATCATGGCCGACACCCTGATCGCGCTGGAGCGGGATCTCTACGCCGGAGCCGGCGTGGAACCGGGTGATGTGTTCCGGCGGCTGCGCGTCGTCTCGCGGGTCGACGACCCGTCCGGTGCCGTCCTGGTCACCGTCCGCGCCGCCGAGCCCGTCAACTTTATTGCGGGACAATATGTCTCGGTCGGTGTGACCCTGCCCGACGGCGCCCGTCAGCTACGTCAGTACAGCCTGGTCGGCGCGCCCGGTTCCACCGATCTGACGTTTGCGGTCAAGCCCGTCGACGCCGTCGCCGACCAACCCGCCGGCGAGGTCTCCTCCTGGATCCGGGCCAATCTGTGCATCGGCGACCTGCTGGATGTCACGCTGCCGTTCGGTGACCTGTACACCGGAGGACGGCCCGACGGCCCGGTGGTGCTGGTGTCGGCAGGCATCGGCATCACCCCGATGGTCGGGATCCTGGAGTTCCTGGCAGTCGAGGCTCCCGACACCCAGCTCCGGGTGTTGCACGCCGACCGCAGCGACAGCGGTCAGCCGCTGCGGGAGCGTCAACACGAGTTGATCGAGGCGCTGCCCAACGCCAGCCTCGACCTCTGGTACGAGGACGGCGTCACCGGTGGGGCTCCCGGCGTGCACGCCGGACTGCTCAAGCTCGACGGCATCGAACTGCCCGACGACGCCGCGTACTACCTGTGCGGCGGGGCCGGATTCGTCGAGGCGGTTCGCACCCAGCTGAGTGACCGCGGCATCGCCCACGAGCGGGTGCACTGCGAGCTGTTCGCACCCAACGATTGGCTCCTGGACTAG
- the rpmG gene encoding 50S ribosomal protein L33, whose amino-acid sequence MASSTDVRPKITLACEVCKHRNYITKKNRRNDPDRLEIKKFCPNCGTHQPHKESR is encoded by the coding sequence GTGGCGTCGAGTACCGACGTACGGCCGAAGATCACTTTGGCGTGCGAGGTGTGCAAGCACCGCAACTACATCACCAAGAAGAACCGCCGCAACGATCCCGACCGGCTCGAGATCAAGAAGTTCTGCCCCAACTGCGGCACCCACCAGCCGCACAAAGAGTCGCGATAG
- the hadA gene encoding (3R)-hydroxyacyl-ACP dehydratase subunit HadA, translating into MALSTSIVGMHYRHPEHYEVGREKIREHATAVKNNDAYYFDEAAAAELGHDSLLAPLTFICIFGYQAQWAFFEWAEIGIQDAQIVQVDQELKFLKPVKAGDKLYCDVYVHSVRKAHGTDIIVTKNIITDDKGDVVQEAYTTLAGRAGDGEEGFN; encoded by the coding sequence GTGGCTCTTTCGACCAGCATCGTCGGGATGCATTATCGGCATCCTGAGCACTACGAGGTCGGGCGCGAGAAAATCCGCGAGCACGCGACCGCGGTCAAGAACAACGATGCCTACTACTTCGACGAGGCTGCCGCAGCCGAGCTGGGGCACGACTCGCTGCTGGCACCGCTGACCTTTATCTGCATTTTCGGATACCAGGCGCAGTGGGCCTTCTTCGAGTGGGCCGAGATCGGCATCCAGGACGCTCAGATCGTCCAGGTCGATCAGGAGCTCAAGTTCCTCAAGCCGGTCAAGGCGGGGGACAAGCTCTATTGCGACGTGTATGTGCATTCCGTGCGCAAGGCGCACGGCACCGACATCATCGTGACCAAGAACATCATCACCGACGACAAAGGTGACGTGGTCCAGGAGGCCTACACGACCCTGGCCGGGCGTGCGGGTGACGGAGAAGAGGGTTTTAACTGA
- the hadB gene encoding (3R)-hydroxyacyl-ACP dehydratase subunit HadB, translating into MALREFSSVKVGDTLPERVIPLTRGDLVNYAGVSGDLNPIHWDDEIAKQVGLDTAIAHGMLTMGVGGGYVTEWVGDPAAVTEYNVRFTAVVPVPNDGVGAEIVFNGRVKSVDPEQKLVTIAISATAGGKKIFGRATATAKLA; encoded by the coding sequence ATGGCGCTGCGCGAATTCAGTTCGGTCAAGGTCGGTGACACGCTTCCCGAGCGCGTGATCCCGCTGACCCGTGGTGATCTGGTCAACTACGCCGGCGTGTCCGGTGACCTCAACCCGATCCACTGGGACGACGAGATCGCCAAGCAGGTCGGTCTCGACACCGCGATCGCCCACGGCATGCTGACCATGGGCGTCGGCGGCGGCTACGTCACCGAATGGGTCGGCGATCCGGCTGCCGTGACCGAGTACAACGTCCGGTTCACCGCCGTCGTGCCTGTTCCCAACGACGGTGTGGGCGCCGAGATCGTCTTCAACGGACGCGTCAAGTCCGTGGATCCCGAGCAGAAACTGGTCACCATCGCCATCTCGGCGACCGCAGGCGGAAAGAAGATCTTCGGGCGGGCCACAGCGACCGCAAAACTGGCGTAA
- the hadC gene encoding (3R)-hydroxyacyl-ACP dehydratase subunit HadC, with the protein MALKADIRGMVWKYPHPFLIGREQIRQYAKAVKAMDPASHDEAAAAELGHDTLVAPLTFASTLALLVQEHFFQNVDVGMETKQIVQVDQKFLYRKPLKAGDQLHAVMEITSVEERFGADIVVTHNVCTDDDGEVVLEAITTMMGHDADDSIQVKWDPETGKVMRKAAGE; encoded by the coding sequence ATGGCACTCAAGGCTGACATTCGGGGAATGGTCTGGAAGTATCCTCACCCCTTCCTGATCGGCCGCGAGCAGATCCGCCAGTACGCCAAGGCCGTCAAGGCCATGGACCCGGCCAGCCACGACGAGGCGGCCGCTGCCGAACTCGGCCATGACACCCTGGTCGCGCCGCTGACGTTCGCTTCCACTCTGGCGCTGCTGGTGCAGGAGCACTTCTTCCAGAACGTCGATGTCGGCATGGAAACCAAGCAGATCGTCCAGGTCGACCAGAAGTTCCTGTACCGCAAGCCGCTGAAGGCCGGGGATCAGCTGCACGCCGTCATGGAGATCACCTCGGTCGAGGAGCGCTTCGGCGCCGACATCGTCGTCACGCACAACGTGTGCACCGATGACGACGGTGAGGTGGTCCTGGAAGCCATCACGACCATGATGGGCCACGACGCCGACGATTCCATCCAGGTGAAGTGGGATCCGGAGACCGGCAAGGTCATGCGGAAGGCGGCCGGAGAGTAA
- the secE gene encoding preprotein translocase subunit SecE, with protein MSDEREGAGSADDTGADAGTDTGAKDTSHGQTAVVTRPLRPTGKRTRRGVAAEADRDEAAEGDTSDGDAKADSGKSKKAKKNAKAKKTGPSRNPIMFVVNYLRQVVAELRKVIWPNRKQMVSYTSVVLVFLVFMVALISGADLGLARLVSLVFGT; from the coding sequence GTGAGCGACGAGCGCGAAGGTGCCGGCTCCGCAGACGACACTGGAGCTGACGCCGGCACCGACACCGGGGCCAAGGACACCTCCCACGGCCAGACCGCGGTGGTGACCAGGCCGCTTCGCCCGACCGGCAAGCGGACCCGTCGCGGCGTGGCTGCAGAGGCCGACCGTGACGAGGCCGCCGAGGGCGACACGTCGGACGGTGACGCGAAGGCCGACTCCGGCAAGTCGAAGAAGGCCAAGAAGAACGCAAAGGCCAAGAAGACCGGGCCGTCGCGTAACCCGATCATGTTCGTCGTCAACTACCTGAGGCAGGTCGTTGCCGAGCTCCGCAAGGTGATCTGGCCGAACCGCAAGCAGATGGTCAGCTACACCTCGGTGGTGCTGGTCTTCCTGGTGTTCATGGTGGCGCTGATCTCCGGCGCCGACCTTGGCCTGGCGCGGCTGGTGTCGCTGGTGTTCGGCACCTGA
- the nusG gene encoding transcription termination/antitermination protein NusG — MTTFDGDETFADEIVDVDGVESQTDDLTEGQEAAAADTVDETDAAPAEEAADEAPAADEDEDPAVALKKELRLKPGDWYVIHSYAGYENKVKANLETRVQNLDVGDYIFQVEVPTEEVTEIKNGQRKQVNRKVLPGYILVRMELNDESWGAVRNTPGVTGFVGATSRPSPLSLNDVVKFLLPQGAAKKPAKSSAAAAAAGASTEATLERPEILVDFEVGESVTVMDGPFATLPASISEVNAEQQKLKVLVSIFGRETPVELTFNQVSKI; from the coding sequence GTGACCACGTTCGACGGCGACGAGACGTTCGCCGACGAGATCGTTGACGTCGACGGCGTCGAGTCGCAGACCGACGATCTGACCGAGGGCCAGGAGGCTGCAGCGGCCGACACGGTCGACGAGACCGACGCGGCTCCGGCCGAAGAGGCCGCCGACGAGGCGCCTGCTGCCGACGAAGACGAGGATCCGGCAGTCGCGCTCAAGAAGGAGCTGCGGCTCAAGCCCGGCGACTGGTATGTCATCCACTCCTACGCCGGCTACGAGAACAAGGTGAAGGCCAACCTCGAGACCCGCGTGCAGAACCTGGACGTGGGCGACTACATCTTCCAGGTCGAGGTGCCCACCGAAGAGGTCACCGAGATCAAGAACGGCCAGCGCAAGCAGGTCAACCGCAAGGTGCTGCCGGGCTACATCCTGGTGCGCATGGAACTCAACGACGAATCGTGGGGCGCGGTGCGCAACACCCCCGGCGTCACCGGGTTCGTCGGCGCCACCTCGCGTCCGTCCCCGCTGTCGCTGAACGACGTGGTGAAGTTCCTGCTGCCGCAGGGCGCGGCCAAGAAGCCCGCCAAGTCCAGCGCCGCCGCCGCGGCCGCCGGTGCCAGCACCGAGGCCACCCTGGAACGTCCCGAGATCCTGGTCGATTTCGAGGTCGGCGAGTCCGTCACCGTCATGGACGGCCCGTTCGCGACGCTGCCCGCCTCCATCAGCGAGGTCAACGCCGAGCAGCAGAAGCTCAAGGTGCTCGTGTCCATCTTCGGCCGCGAGACTCCTGTCGAACTGACCTTCAACCAGGTCTCCAAGATTTAG
- the rplK gene encoding 50S ribosomal protein L11: MAPKKKVAGLIKLQIQAGQANPAPPVGPALGQHGVNIMEFCKAYNAATESQRGNVIPVEITVYEDRSFTFALKTPPAAKLLLKAAGVQKGSGEPHKTKVAKVTWDQVREIAETKKADLNANDIDAASKIIAGTARSMGITVE; encoded by the coding sequence ATGGCCCCGAAGAAGAAGGTCGCCGGGCTCATCAAGCTGCAGATCCAGGCCGGGCAGGCCAACCCCGCCCCGCCGGTCGGTCCTGCACTTGGCCAGCACGGCGTCAACATCATGGAGTTCTGCAAGGCGTACAACGCCGCGACCGAGTCGCAGCGCGGAAACGTCATCCCCGTGGAGATCACCGTCTACGAGGACCGCAGCTTCACTTTCGCACTCAAGACCCCGCCCGCCGCCAAGCTGCTGCTGAAGGCAGCCGGTGTGCAGAAGGGTTCTGGCGAGCCGCACAAGACCAAGGTTGCCAAGGTGACCTGGGACCAGGTGCGCGAGATCGCTGAGACCAAGAAGGCCGATCTCAACGCCAACGACATCGACGCTGCGTCGAAGATCATCGCCGGCACCGCCCGGTCGATGGGTATCACCGTCGAATAA
- the rplA gene encoding 50S ribosomal protein L1, producing MSKNSKAYREAAEKVDRTKLYTPLEAAKLAKETSSKKQDATVEVAIRLGVDPRKADQMVRGTVNLPHGTGKTARVAVFAVGEKAEQALAAGADVVGSDDLIEKIQGGFLDFDAAIATPDQMAKVGRIARVLGPRGLMPNPKTGTVTPDVTKAVADIKGGKINFRVDKQANLHFVIGKASFDEAKLAENYGAALDEVLRAKPSSSKGRYLKKVTVSTTTGPGIPVDPSVTRNFTEA from the coding sequence ATGAGCAAGAACAGCAAGGCATACCGCGAAGCCGCGGAGAAGGTCGACCGGACCAAGCTCTACACGCCGCTTGAGGCGGCGAAGCTGGCCAAGGAGACCTCCTCCAAGAAGCAGGACGCCACTGTCGAGGTCGCCATCCGCCTCGGTGTGGACCCGCGCAAGGCTGACCAGATGGTCCGCGGCACCGTCAACCTGCCCCACGGCACCGGTAAGACCGCCCGCGTCGCCGTGTTCGCCGTCGGTGAGAAGGCCGAGCAGGCGCTGGCCGCCGGCGCCGACGTCGTCGGCAGCGACGACCTGATCGAGAAGATCCAGGGCGGTTTCCTGGACTTCGACGCCGCGATCGCCACCCCGGACCAGATGGCCAAGGTCGGTCGGATCGCCCGCGTGCTGGGCCCGCGCGGTCTGATGCCGAACCCCAAGACCGGCACCGTCACCCCCGATGTCACCAAGGCTGTGGCCGACATCAAGGGCGGCAAGATCAACTTCCGCGTCGACAAGCAGGCCAACCTGCACTTCGTGATCGGCAAGGCGTCCTTCGACGAGGCCAAGCTGGCCGAGAACTACGGCGCCGCCCTCGACGAGGTGCTGCGCGCCAAGCCGTCGTCCTCGAAGGGTCGCTACCTCAAGAAGGTGACCGTCTCCACCACCACGGGCCCGGGCATCCCGGTTGACCCGTCGGTGACCCGGAACTTCACCGAGGCGTAG
- a CDS encoding RNA polymerase sigma factor encodes MTALDGVFRREWGPAVAALARWSGDLSVAEDAVQEACAQALRVWQAEGVPANPGAWLTTVARNRALDRLRRESARPGKELAAVYEQVNTSDTAPELHPVRDDELRMMFTCAHPALDRSSQLALTLRLISGLTVPEIARALLQSDSAIGQRITRAKNKIRKANIPLRVPPPELLGERTPHVLGCIYSVFTEGYWSTGGPSAIRDELCDEGVRLARELCALMPGNRDAHALAALVLLHDSRRRTRVDEGGALIPLDEQDRSQWDRGRIARGLEHLRSAEGALGSHLPQAVIAALHATAPSWQHTDWATICVAYDRLVAMTDSPVAAANRALAVGFRDGFAAGLAALDAVADDPRLARTNTVAPIRADLLRRAGRFDEAQRWYRVALDGSGSEPAAAFLRRRLAECATS; translated from the coding sequence GTGACTGCACTGGACGGCGTCTTTCGGCGCGAGTGGGGACCGGCCGTGGCCGCACTGGCGCGATGGTCGGGAGATCTCTCGGTGGCCGAAGACGCCGTCCAGGAGGCCTGCGCGCAAGCGCTGCGGGTTTGGCAGGCCGAGGGTGTCCCCGCCAATCCGGGCGCATGGTTGACCACCGTGGCGCGCAATCGGGCCCTGGACCGGCTGCGGCGTGAATCTGCCCGTCCCGGAAAGGAACTCGCAGCGGTGTACGAGCAGGTGAACACGTCAGACACCGCGCCGGAACTGCACCCGGTACGCGATGACGAGCTGCGCATGATGTTCACCTGTGCACATCCCGCGCTGGACCGCAGCTCGCAGCTGGCGCTGACGCTGCGGCTGATCTCGGGGCTGACCGTCCCTGAGATCGCCCGCGCCCTGCTGCAGTCAGACAGTGCGATCGGACAGCGAATCACCCGGGCCAAGAACAAGATTCGCAAGGCCAACATCCCGCTGCGGGTCCCGCCACCGGAGCTTCTCGGGGAGCGAACACCACACGTACTCGGCTGCATCTATTCGGTGTTCACCGAGGGTTACTGGTCCACTGGCGGACCTTCGGCGATCCGCGACGAACTGTGTGACGAGGGTGTCCGACTCGCCAGGGAGTTGTGCGCGTTGATGCCGGGCAACCGCGACGCGCATGCCCTCGCCGCCCTTGTGCTGCTGCATGATTCGCGACGGCGCACCCGGGTGGACGAGGGCGGAGCGTTGATACCTCTGGACGAACAGGACCGCAGCCAGTGGGATCGGGGGCGTATCGCGCGGGGCCTGGAGCACTTGCGGTCGGCCGAGGGAGCGCTCGGCTCGCATCTGCCGCAAGCGGTGATCGCGGCGCTGCATGCCACGGCGCCGTCGTGGCAGCACACCGACTGGGCCACGATCTGTGTGGCCTACGACCGGTTGGTGGCGATGACGGACTCGCCTGTAGCGGCGGCCAATCGTGCACTGGCCGTTGGCTTTCGAGACGGCTTCGCTGCCGGGCTAGCCGCGCTTGACGCGGTGGCCGATGATCCGCGGTTGGCGCGGACGAATACCGTCGCGCCGATCCGCGCGGACCTACTGCGCCGGGCCGGCCGCTTCGACGAAGCTCAACGGTGGTATCGGGTCGCACTCGATGGTTCTGGGTCGGAGCCGGCCGCGGCCTTCCTGCGCCGCCGCCTCGCCGAATGCGCCACCTCTTGA
- a CDS encoding YciI family protein, with translation MHYFALLINRENALTPEQGADELAAYLAFHAKAAAAIRAGDALTPAAGAVRISGGPDNPTITDGPYAEGAEVAGGYYVFEADNLDEALALARDIPAAKYGAVEVWPMVHWQAPEQPLGNDWLALLLEPPQEVNTPGTDEWNEQAAKHGELAKTIGEQTLAGAPLHPPSTATTVRVRDGKVTLTDGPYAEGAEVANGFYVLRASDRDEAVKMASMIPASAIEVRQLSGVSGL, from the coding sequence ATGCACTACTTCGCACTACTGATCAACCGAGAGAACGCGCTGACCCCCGAGCAGGGCGCCGACGAGTTGGCAGCGTATCTGGCGTTCCACGCCAAGGCGGCTGCGGCAATCCGCGCGGGTGACGCGCTGACCCCGGCGGCCGGTGCCGTCCGTATTTCCGGCGGCCCCGACAATCCGACGATCACCGATGGCCCGTACGCCGAGGGCGCGGAGGTGGCGGGTGGCTACTACGTATTCGAGGCCGACAACCTCGACGAGGCGCTCGCCCTGGCCCGTGACATCCCGGCGGCGAAGTACGGCGCGGTGGAAGTGTGGCCCATGGTCCACTGGCAGGCTCCCGAGCAGCCGCTGGGCAACGACTGGTTGGCGCTGCTGCTCGAACCGCCGCAGGAGGTCAACACCCCTGGCACCGACGAGTGGAATGAGCAGGCGGCCAAGCACGGCGAACTCGCAAAGACGATCGGGGAACAGACGCTGGCCGGAGCGCCGCTGCATCCGCCGTCAACGGCCACCACGGTGCGCGTACGCGACGGCAAGGTGACGCTCACCGACGGTCCGTACGCGGAGGGCGCCGAGGTGGCCAACGGCTTCTATGTGTTGCGGGCCTCGGATCGCGACGAGGCGGTGAAGATGGCGTCGATGATTCCGGCGTCGGCCATCGAGGTCCGTCAGTTGTCGGGCGTCTCGGGCCTCTAG
- a CDS encoding cyclopropane mycolic acid synthase family methyltransferase — MSKLTPKYEELQSIYDISNEFYELFLGPTMGYTCGYFEREDMTGDEAQIAKFDLALGKLGLEPGMTLLDIGCGWGACMARAIEKYDVNVIGLTLSGEQREYAIDKLSKVPTQRNVEVRLQGWEEFDDKVDRIVSIGAFEHFGFERYPAFFETAYNALPDNGIMLLHNITGFDLRQGQKLGLHMTFEDARFARFIMTEIFPGGRLPSVEMEREKALEAGFKLTQLQEIGPHYVRTLKIWADALEAHKDEAIAIQGQEVYDRYDKYLNGCQKYFASGHISVHQFTLQK; from the coding sequence ATGTCCAAATTGACACCGAAATACGAAGAACTGCAGTCGATCTACGATATTTCTAACGAATTCTACGAACTGTTTCTGGGCCCGACAATGGGCTATACGTGCGGCTATTTCGAGCGCGAGGACATGACCGGCGACGAGGCTCAGATCGCGAAGTTCGATCTGGCACTGGGCAAGCTCGGGCTGGAACCTGGCATGACGCTGCTCGACATCGGCTGTGGCTGGGGCGCGTGCATGGCGCGGGCGATCGAGAAGTACGACGTGAACGTCATCGGGCTGACACTCAGTGGTGAACAGCGCGAATACGCCATCGACAAGCTCTCGAAGGTACCGACCCAGCGCAATGTGGAGGTTCGGCTCCAGGGGTGGGAAGAGTTCGACGACAAGGTCGACCGCATCGTGTCGATCGGCGCGTTCGAGCATTTCGGTTTCGAGCGGTATCCGGCGTTTTTCGAGACGGCCTACAACGCGCTGCCTGACAACGGCATCATGCTGCTGCACAACATCACCGGTTTCGACCTTCGGCAAGGCCAGAAGCTGGGCCTGCACATGACGTTCGAAGACGCCCGGTTCGCCCGGTTCATCATGACCGAGATCTTCCCCGGTGGCCGGCTTCCCTCGGTGGAGATGGAACGGGAAAAGGCACTCGAAGCCGGTTTCAAGCTCACCCAGTTGCAGGAGATCGGCCCGCACTACGTGCGCACGCTGAAGATCTGGGCCGACGCACTCGAGGCTCACAAGGACGAGGCCATCGCGATCCAGGGCCAAGAGGTCTACGACCGTTACGACAAGTACCTCAACGGCTGCCAGAAGTACTTCGCGTCGGGCCACATCAGCGTGCACCAGTTCACGCTGCAGAAGTAG